In a genomic window of Melanotaenia boesemani isolate fMelBoe1 chromosome 1, fMelBoe1.pri, whole genome shotgun sequence:
- the LOC121641175 gene encoding guanylyl cyclase-activating protein 2-like, producing the protein MGQAGSSTDAEVTLQDIQELYGKFAKECPSGNLHLHEFKRIFGVNSSSTEEEAAYMENVFRSFDTNKDGKIDFMEFVAAVNLILRGKLVDKLKWSFKVYDTDGNGCLTRQEVRHIIKIINKIRRHGNPSVTENIDDICDRIFELVDKNRDSQISLEEFIEGAEKDPWLMEQLKLDLGPSDWFMKQTKKSS; encoded by the exons ATGGGTCAAGCAGGGAGCAGCACAGATGCAGAGGTGACTCTTCAGGACATCCAGGAGCTCTACGGTAAATTTGCCAAAGAATGTCCGAGTGGAAACCTGCATTTACACGAGTTCAAGAGAATCTTCGGGGTGAACAGCAGCTCTACAGAAGAGGAAGCGGCGTACATGGAAAATGTGTTTCGGTCCTTCGATACTAATAAG GACGGGAAAATTGACTTTATGGAGTTCGTAGCAGCAGTGAACCTCATTCTTCGTGGAAAACTGGTGGACAAACTGAAATGGTCTTTTAAAGTTTATGACACAGATGGAAATGGCTGCCTaaccagacaggaagtcagGCATATCATCAAG ATTATCAACAAGATAAGGCGGCATGGGAATCCCAGTGTGACGGAGAACATCGATGACATCTGTGACAGAATATTTGAACTGGTTGACAAGAACAGAGACA GTCAGATTTCTTTAGAGGAATTCATTGAAGGGGCTGAGAAGGACCCATGGCTGATGGAACAACTCAAACTGGACCTCGGGCCTTCTGACTGGTTCATGAAACAGACGAAGAAGAGCTCCTGA
- the LOC121643154 gene encoding guanylyl cyclase-activating protein 2-like: MGQEESHSEEMDTAQIQELCIMFMKECPSGSLHLHEFKRIFGVQSSSAEESLFLETIFHSFDTNQDNTLDFLEYVAALNLILRGNLEDRLKWSFKMYDKDGNGKLDRQEVKRIIKILYKIKLQTGGMEMTPSEICERLFELVDQNHDGQISLSEFMEGAQKDEWVMNLLKLDVNATSWVIQNCRRAP; encoded by the exons ATGGGACAAGAAGAAAGCCACAGCGAGGAGATGGATACGGCGCAGATTCAGGAGCTGTGCATCATGTTTATGAAGGAGTGTCCGAGCGGATCTTTACACCTACATGAGTTCAAGAGGATCTTTGGAGTACAGagcagctctgcagaggagTCCCTCTTCCTCGAGACGATATTTCACTCCTTCGACACAAATCAG GATAACACGCTGGATTTCCTCGAGTATGTTGCAGCACTTAATTTGATCTTGAGAGGCAACCTTGAAGACAGGCTGAAGTGGTCTTTTAAGATGTACGACAAGGATGGAAATGGAAAACTGGACCGACAAGAAGTGAAACGGATCATAAAG ATTCTTTACAAAATCAAGCTTCAGACGGGTGGCATGGAGATGACTCCGTCAGAAATCTGCGAGCGCCTCTTCGAGCTGGTTGACCAGAATCATGACG GTCAGATAAGTTTGTCTGAGTTCATGGAGGGAGCTCAGAAAGACGAGTGGGTCATGAACCTGCTGAAGCTGGACGTCAACGCCACCAGCTGGGTCATACAGAACTGCAGAAGAGCACCGTGA
- the LOC121643240 gene encoding guanylyl cyclase-activating protein 2-like: protein MGQEESHSEEMDTAQIQELCIMFMKECPSGSLHLHEFKRIFGVQSSSAEESLFLETIFHSFDTSQDNTLDFLEYVAALNLILRGNLEDRLKWSFKMYDKDGNGKLDRQEVKRIIKILYKIKLQTGGMEMTPSEICERLFELVDQNHDGQISLSEFMEGAQKDEWVMNLLKLDVNATSWVIQNCRRAP, encoded by the exons ATGGGACAAGAAGAAAGCCACAGCGAGGAGATGGATACGGCGCAGATTCAGGAGCTGTGCATCATGTTTATGAAGGAGTGTCCGAGCGGATCTTTACACCTACATGAGTTCAAGAGGATCTTTGGGGTACAGagcagctctgcagaggagTCCCTCTTCCTCGAGACGATATTTCACTCCTTCGACACAAGTCAG GATAACACGCTGGATTTCCTCGAGTATGTTGCAGCACTTAATTTGATCTTGAGAGGCAACCTTGAAGACAGGCTGAAGTGGTCTTTTAAGATGTACGACAAGGATGGAAATGGAAAACTGGACCGACAAGAAGTGAAACGGATCATAAAG ATTCTTTACAAAATCAAGCTTCAGACGGGTGGCATGGAGATGACTCCGTCAGAAATCTGCGAGCGCCTCTTCGAGCTGGTTGACCAGAATCATGACG GTCAGATAAGTTTGTCTGAGTTCATGGAGGGAGCTCAGAAAGACGAGTGGGTCATGAACCTGCTGAAGCTGGACGTCAACGCCACCAGCTGGGTCATACAGAACTGCAGAAGAGCACCGTGA
- the LOC121643586 gene encoding retinal cone rhodopsin-sensitive cGMP 3',5'-cyclic phosphodiesterase subunit gamma-like, which translates to MNSTTMTSEGAKPAPPELQQNNSRQFKSKAPKRGQKGINSHDGGMEGLEESAVVCPWEEFEDIELNDVAQFGTA; encoded by the exons ATGAATTCAACAACGATGACATCTGAAGGAGCCAAGCCAGCTCCCCCCGagctccagcagaacaacaGCAGACAGTTTAAGAGCAAAGCTCCCAAACGTGGACAGAAGGG TATCAACAGCCATgacggagggatggaggggCTTGAGG AGTCTGCGGTGGTCTGCCCCTGGGAGGAGTTTGAAGACATAGAACTGAATGATGTGGCTCAGTTTGGAACCGCCTAG